In Deltaproteobacteria bacterium, the sequence CACGAACGGCGCGTGCTCGAAGCGCTCCCCCAGCGGCTGCGCGGTCTCGTCGCGGAGCAGCTCGCGACCATCGGACAGCTTGCCGAACAAGTAGTAGAGGCCCGGGATCACCATCACGCCGACGACCGTGCCGAGCAACATGCCGCCGACGCCGGTGGTGCCGATGGTGCGGTTGCCGATCGCGCCCGCCCCGGTCGCGATGACCAACGGGACGAGGCCGGCGATGAACGCGAACGAGGTCATCTGGATCGGCCGGAAGCGCAGCTTGGCGCCCTCGATGGCGGCGTCCTTGAGCGAGACGCCCTCACGGCGACGCTGCACCGCGAACTCGACGATGAGGATCGCGTTCTTGCCGAGCAAGCCGACCAACATGATGAGGCCGAGCTGCGCCCACACATCGTTGGCGAGGCCCGCGGCCTGCAGGAAGTAGAACGATCCAAAGATGCCGATCGGCAGCGAGAGCACCACCGCGAGCGGGATCAAGAAGCTCTCGTACTGGGCGACCAGCACCAGGTACACGAACACCACCACGACCACGAAGATGTAGATGGCCGCGTTGCCCTTCTTCGACTCGTCCCACGACAGGCCCTCCCAGCCGATGCCGTAGCCCTTGGGCAACGTCGCCTCGGCGACCTCGTGGATGGCCTGGATGGCCTGCCCGGTCGAGTAGCCCGGCGCCGGCACCAGCTGGATCGCTGCCGAAGGATAGAGGTTGTAGCGGGTGATCTCGTTCAAGCCCTGCTGCTTGCGCAGCGTCATGAACGACGAGTACGGCACCATGTTGCCGGCCTCGTTCTTCACGAACAGCTCGTCGAGGTCCTCGGGCATGCGTCGGAACTCGGGCCACGCCTGCACGTAGACCTTGTAGAACTGGTTGAACAGGACGAAGCCCTGCTCGTAGGTGCTGCCGATGAGGATGTTGAGGTTGTCGAGCGCCTTGTCGATCGAGACGCCCTTCTGCATCAGCACATCGTTGTCGATCACCAGCTCGTACTGGGGATAGTCGGAGGCGTAGAAGGTGAACATGTTCTTCACCTCCGGGCGCTCCGCCAACCCCGCCATGAACGCGTCGTTGACCTTGCCCAGCTTCTCGTAGTCCGTGATGCTCGACTGGGTCTGATCGAGCACGCGTAGCGACACACCACCGGCGGCGCCGAAGCCCGGGATCGCCGGCGGCTCGAAGAACTCGAGCTTGACGTTGGTGATCTCCTCGGTGCGTTCCTCGAGCTCTTCGATGATCTGGCGCGCGGTCAGCTCGCGTGTCGACCACTCGCGGAGGTTGATGATCGCGGTGCCCGCGTTGGAGCCGCGGCCCTCGGTCAGCACCTCGTAGCCCGCCACCGAGGTCACCGAGACCACACCATCGATCTCCTTGGCGATGGCCTCGAGCTCCTGCGACTTGGCGTTGGTGTACTCGAGTGTGGACCCCGGCGGGGTCTGCAGCACCGCGTAGATGATGCCCTGGTCCTCACCGGGGATGAACCCACTCGACATGCGCGCGTTGGCGGCGACGATGCCGAACGAGAACCCACCGATGATGAGCAGTGTCAGCAGGCGGCGGGTCACGATCGGCCGCAGCATGCCGGTGTAGATGTTGGTGACGGTGTCGACGCCGCGACTGAAGGGCCGCTGCACGAACGGCACCACGATCAGCAGGAAGCCGATCGGTCCCCACAGCTCGTAGGCGAGGTACGTCAGGCCGGCGAGCAGCGGCAGGCCGACGAAGATGTACGTCAGCACGACCTTGAGGCCCCGGCGCTTCTTCTTGCCGCCGCCGGCGTGGCCGGCCTCGCCGTGGGCGTGGGGCTTGAGGATCATCGCGCACAGCACCGGCGTCAG encodes:
- a CDS encoding efflux RND transporter permease subunit, giving the protein MFTKILYRPALALVTAIIILFLGGLGIVRLPIAQFPDVAPPTVYVSIAYPGASANVLVDSVLIPLEQSINGVQNMRYMASSATSAGEATIAIYFEPGTDPDINVVNVQNRVNIMLSRLPPLVVREGILVSQVVPSMLMYLNIYSTDPNTDQKDLFNYANVYVMPVLKRIQGMGIPRNLGNRNFAMRIWLNPDRMRAYNVSVEDVMKALAEQSIIGSPGRLGQATGMTSQSKEYVLTYIGRYNKAQQYGDIILKAKSNGEILRLKDVCVPPDEAEHGGEIDATGPPAEPGAPAAHPTPKKKRQGIELGSEFFDIYSDVDGHPAASIVLKQAPGSNAAEVIEEVKKTLDELEKSFPPGMKYEIAYDVSKFVDASIEKVLHTLLEAFILVSLVVFMFLGDVRSTLIPTLAVPVSLIGTFVGLQLLGFSINLITLFAMVLAIGVVVDDAIVVVEAVHEKMADKHLSPYRASMEVLHEISGAIVAITLVMTSVFVPITFVPGPVGVFYRQFGVTMATSIVLSGLIALTLTPVLCAMILKPHAHGEAGHAGGGKKKRRGLKVVLTYIFVGLPLLAGLTYLAYELWGPIGFLLIVVPFVQRPFSRGVDTVTNIYTGMLRPIVTRRLLTLLIIGGFSFGIVAANARMSSGFIPGEDQGIIYAVLQTPPGSTLEYTNAKSQELEAIAKEIDGVVSVTSVAGYEVLTEGRGSNAGTAIINLREWSTRELTARQIIEELEERTEEITNVKLEFFEPPAIPGFGAAGGVSLRVLDQTQSSITDYEKLGKVNDAFMAGLAERPEVKNMFTFYASDYPQYELVIDNDVLMQKGVSIDKALDNLNILIGSTYEQGFVLFNQFYKVYVQAWPEFRRMPEDLDELFVKNEAGNMVPYSSFMTLRKQQGLNEITRYNLYPSAAIQLVPAPGYSTGQAIQAIHEVAEATLPKGYGIGWEGLSWDESKKGNAAIYIFVVVVVFVYLVLVAQYESFLIPLAVVLSLPIGIFGSFYFLQAAGLANDVWAQLGLIMLVGLLGKNAILIVEFAVQRRREGVSLKDAAIEGAKLRFRPIQMTSFAFIAGLVPLVIATGAGAIGNRTIGTTGVGGMLLGTVVGVMVIPGLYYLFGKLSDGRELLRDETAQPLGERFEHAPFVPVDHEPGAEHGQRGPTAGAPASRTEVPTATASARTEVAPMPTPSRTEVAPAPAEASPPADDATSSTDSNDPNPHEPQS